In Caldisericota bacterium, the genomic window ACCACATTCAAAACAAGATATGGCAATTTTTCTATGTTAATTTGTAGAGATTTATTCCATCCATCCCTTCTATTCCTTACTTATGCACAAAAAACAGACATTGTCTTGGGGATGAGTAGTATGCCGCTGCGAGGAGTAACAGGAGAAAAACCTGCCATACAAGAAACAGTAGAAAAAGCAATAGATACCTACACAAATTTCTTTTCTCAGTTTATTGTGTTTGTAAACAGGGTGGGCTTTGAAGATGGATTGGGATTTTATGGAGGATCATTTGTTGGGACTCCATTGGGCAAAAAATTAGCCATTGCAGGAATATTGCAAGAAAAACTAACTTTTACCACAATAGACTTAGAGGAAATTTATAAAAAGAGACAACTATTCCCGCTTGTAAGAGAAGAAGATTTAAATATTGTACAGAACAATCTCAGTAGAATTCTGGAGGAAAATAATGGAAAATTTTAGCTTAAATTACGAACTTGTAAAAAAATTTATTATAGAATTTATCAAAGAAGAAGTGCACAGCAATGGATTTAATCGATGTGTCTTAGGATTATCGGGTGGATTAGACTCAGTACTTGTTGCATATTTATCAAAAGAAGCATTGGGGAAAGAAAATGTAAAAGCAATCATTATGCCTTACAAAACCAGCAACCCTGCGTCTAAAGAAGATGCACTTGTAACTATAACACACCTTGGCATTTTATATGAAACAATTGATGTCACAAAAATTGCAGATGCCTACTTTAAAAAAGAAAAAGAGATGACAAATATTAGAATGGGTAATTTCCTTGCAAGAACCAGGATGAGCATACTGTTTGATAAATCGCGAGAATTTGAAGCACTTGTAATGGGTACAAGTAACAAAAGCGAATTGATTTTAGGATACAGCACATGGCACGGAGACATGGCAGCAAGTCTTTGTCCAATCGGTGACCTGTATAAAACACAAATATTCGAATTTGCGCAATTTATGAAGATTCCGAAAAAAATCAGAACCAAAAAACCTTCTGCGGACTTATGGCCTGGGCAAACAGACGAAAAAGAACTAGGAGCAAAATACATACAAATTGATTCCATACTAACCCTTTATGTAGATCAGCGTAAAACAAAAGATGAAATCATAGCAATGGGGTACAGTCAAAAAATTGTAGAAAGTTTGCTAAATAGAATCAAAAAAACCCAATTTAAGAGGACCCTCCCTCCAGTTGCAAAATTTTCTCCTAGAACTTTTGGATTAGATTTTCTTTACCCGCATGACCTCACGAAATAATATAAAATTCACTTTTTAGAGAAATTGATCTGAAACTTGGAAATTTCCTTTAGTGTTGGAGCGTAGACACCAACATGTGTTGTTGAGAGCGCTGCAG contains:
- a CDS encoding NAD+ synthase, producing MENFSLNYELVKKFIIEFIKEEVHSNGFNRCVLGLSGGLDSVLVAYLSKEALGKENVKAIIMPYKTSNPASKEDALVTITHLGILYETIDVTKIADAYFKKEKEMTNIRMGNFLARTRMSILFDKSREFEALVMGTSNKSELILGYSTWHGDMAASLCPIGDLYKTQIFEFAQFMKIPKKIRTKKPSADLWPGQTDEKELGAKYIQIDSILTLYVDQRKTKDEIIAMGYSQKIVESLLNRIKKTQFKRTLPPVAKFSPRTFGLDFLYPHDLTK
- a CDS encoding nitrilase-related carbon-nitrogen hydrolase, encoding MKIKIALAQINPLLGDIGKNREKHLEFIEKAIENNAQIIVFPELSIAGYRLKDFTMEVALPVDSNFFNPILKQSKKIDIAFGFVERGDDSNIYNSAMYVENQSIKSVYRKIYLPTHGMFQELRFMGRGEKVTTFKTRYGNFSMLICRDLFHPSLLFLTYAQKTDIVLGMSSMPLRGVTGEKPAIQETVEKAIDTYTNFFSQFIVFVNRVGFEDGLGFYGGSFVGTPLGKKLAIAGILQEKLTFTTIDLEEIYKKRQLFPLVREEDLNIVQNNLSRILEENNGKF